A single genomic interval of Bacillus smithii harbors:
- a CDS encoding MFS transporter: MKRTKWRIIYTIFVFIALAAFDNIIIGLFPPLFRYIAKDLHVEVAKLGVVSAVNILVTAVSSVYWGYLSGKYKRKRLIMIGTFIWVISVFLTAFSQSYGQLLLFQIITGIGLGCIASIGFSVLTDYIPYQKRGMVLSLWGMAQGLGGILGSLMASLTAINTSWRWPFEIVGLIGFFLIILYVFVEEPSRGQSDPELKDLMRNGQSYNYIIEAKHLPAILLKGSNVFLFLQAFFMNIATGSLIWIPTLYIYKIQQQGYSLETAMIASGYLYAIFQIGGMTSAYFGHLGDQLQKKTFKGRALLTAVFVFLTMPLYILMFFIPLDHLSLPNDHNALSVLGGLITQIFTNPWIALLFALSLLASAAQSANTPNWLALITDVNLPEHRGTAFSVANLFNSLGRTVGNVGVGIVLGIVSTSYHEPYSYMITLSLLQLFLVPSAFSYILMANQNVSDIKRVKKILKERS, encoded by the coding sequence TTGAAACGTACGAAATGGAGAATCATCTATACGATCTTTGTTTTTATTGCCCTTGCGGCATTTGACAATATCATCATTGGATTATTTCCTCCGCTGTTTCGCTATATAGCAAAAGATTTACATGTGGAAGTTGCGAAATTAGGAGTTGTTTCAGCTGTTAACATTTTAGTTACAGCGGTTTCCTCCGTTTATTGGGGGTATCTTTCCGGAAAATATAAACGTAAGAGACTGATTATGATTGGGACCTTTATTTGGGTCATATCTGTATTTTTAACGGCCTTTAGCCAAAGTTACGGGCAGCTTTTACTGTTTCAAATCATAACAGGAATCGGTTTAGGCTGTATTGCTTCTATTGGTTTCAGTGTTTTAACGGATTATATCCCCTATCAAAAGCGGGGGATGGTGTTAAGCCTTTGGGGCATGGCACAAGGCTTAGGCGGTATTTTAGGGTCTCTGATGGCTTCTTTAACGGCCATAAATACGAGTTGGAGATGGCCTTTTGAAATCGTTGGGTTGATCGGTTTTTTTCTCATTATTCTTTACGTTTTTGTAGAAGAACCGTCCAGAGGCCAGTCAGATCCTGAGTTGAAAGATTTGATGAGAAATGGACAATCTTACAACTACATAATAGAGGCCAAGCATCTTCCCGCTATTCTTCTAAAAGGCAGCAACGTGTTTTTGTTTTTGCAGGCATTTTTTATGAATATTGCAACGGGTAGCCTCATTTGGATTCCAACTTTATATATTTATAAAATTCAGCAGCAAGGGTACAGTTTGGAAACAGCCATGATTGCATCAGGTTATCTTTATGCGATTTTTCAAATCGGCGGGATGACTTCCGCTTATTTCGGCCATCTTGGTGATCAGTTGCAAAAGAAAACGTTTAAAGGAAGAGCTTTATTAACGGCTGTTTTCGTATTTCTGACGATGCCTCTTTATATACTCATGTTTTTCATTCCGTTGGATCATCTGTCATTGCCGAATGATCATAATGCTTTATCGGTTTTAGGCGGTTTAATCACACAAATATTCACAAATCCATGGATTGCTTTATTGTTTGCTTTATCGCTTTTGGCATCCGCAGCTCAATCTGCCAACACGCCAAACTGGCTGGCGCTGATAACAGATGTGAATCTTCCTGAGCACAGGGGGACAGCATTTAGCGTCGCTAATCTTTTCAATAGTTTAGGCAGAACTGTCGGTAACGTAGGAGTTGGAATTGTGCTTGGCATCGTTTCTACTTCTTATCATGAACCATATAGTTATATGATCACGTTGTCACTGCTGCAGCTGTTCCTTGTTCCGTCTGCATTCAGTTATATTTTAATGGCCAATCAAAATGTATCTGACATCAAACGAGTGAAAAAAATCTTGAAAGAAAGATCGTAG
- a CDS encoding MGDG synthase family glycosyltransferase yields MFSFFCLIKMEENFSILPIIYWYDYIIQCEERLGKMGVKVLIISSDHTGHGHKSITESLCEKIGRDHDINIHVVDGFSLGGQTLLSIGKLYGPITRKAENLWKMVYNISADNPTLINYFIEGLIKNNFLHLLDEVKPDLILSVHPNFNGSILNILEKQNIKIPFITLIADLVNISPLWADIRADYIISPTVEAADKCMEYGIPAENIKILGFPVRSRFFRNNTNRKVRYQKGAPLKCLIMSGGEGVGNMKKIAEILLDHFDCTVKIVAGRNAKLKAKLEQSLFPQYGDKVEIYGFTKNIHELMFASDIVFTRGSPNVMFEAIASNTPMIITGALPGQEEDNPYFAEKSNLGVVCNKTDDIKQTMTELLKNNGEKLNHIIDSQRKFINPHAAEDILQFVLEVKDQQMEVAAGLSFK; encoded by the coding sequence GTGTTTTCTTTTTTTTGCTTGATCAAAATGGAAGAAAATTTTAGTATTCTCCCTATCATTTATTGGTATGATTATATTATACAATGTGAAGAAAGGCTTGGTAAAATGGGCGTAAAAGTGCTGATCATTTCCTCTGATCATACAGGTCATGGGCATAAAAGCATTACAGAATCTTTATGCGAAAAAATTGGAAGGGACCATGACATCAACATACACGTTGTGGATGGCTTTTCGCTTGGCGGACAAACTCTGCTGTCGATCGGCAAACTATATGGACCGATCACGAGAAAAGCCGAAAATTTATGGAAGATGGTATATAACATATCAGCTGATAACCCAACGTTAATCAACTATTTTATAGAAGGATTAATCAAAAATAACTTCCTGCATTTGCTGGACGAAGTAAAACCCGATTTGATTTTGTCGGTGCACCCTAATTTTAACGGCTCGATTTTAAATATTTTAGAGAAACAAAATATTAAAATCCCATTCATTACACTGATAGCTGATCTTGTCAACATTAGCCCGTTATGGGCAGATATTCGAGCTGATTATATCATCAGCCCGACCGTGGAAGCGGCGGATAAGTGTATGGAATACGGCATTCCAGCGGAGAATATAAAAATTTTAGGATTTCCGGTTCGTTCCAGGTTTTTCAGAAACAACACCAATAGAAAGGTCCGTTATCAAAAAGGCGCCCCTTTAAAATGCTTGATTATGAGCGGCGGCGAAGGTGTAGGCAATATGAAGAAGATTGCGGAAATTTTGCTCGATCATTTTGATTGCACCGTCAAAATTGTGGCAGGGAGAAATGCGAAGCTGAAAGCAAAGTTAGAGCAATCCCTTTTTCCACAATATGGAGACAAAGTAGAGATTTACGGTTTCACGAAAAATATCCATGAACTGATGTTTGCCTCTGATATCGTGTTTACAAGAGGGAGTCCGAACGTCATGTTTGAAGCCATTGCTTCCAATACGCCGATGATTATAACCGGTGCGTTGCCCGGCCAAGAAGAAGACAACCCCTACTTTGCCGAAAAATCAAATTTGGGAGTAGTGTGCAATAAGACGGACGATATCAAACAGACAATGACCGAATTGCTTAAAAATAATGGAGAAAAACTCAATCATATTATCGATAGTCAAAGAAAATTCATCAATCCGCATGCAGCAGAAGATATTTTACAATTTGTTTTAGAAGTGAAAGATCAGCAAATGGAAGTTGCAGCCGGTCTTTCTTTTAAATAA
- a CDS encoding BofC C-terminal domain-containing protein translates to MTLFTRISFMLLLVAGAFFLTIFHDEAKTDTSKKSAESEEKPISTAVVVSPNVSEKTMTVILDRIYLDGEVSEEIRTEPFISIGDILERYKNWKLVEMDDTEAVFQKKINDISPLLKANGYFGITDKGVLSIFKGKPEGKNAQIIQSFFQIDVHKLESGVQKELRHGIPIKTKEKYTKVIETFKPYSIEK, encoded by the coding sequence ATGACGCTGTTTACAAGAATCAGTTTCATGCTGTTATTGGTAGCAGGAGCGTTCTTCCTTACGATTTTCCACGATGAAGCCAAAACGGATACGAGCAAAAAATCGGCCGAGAGTGAAGAAAAGCCAATAAGTACTGCAGTTGTCGTGTCGCCCAATGTTTCTGAAAAAACGATGACCGTGATTTTAGACAGAATTTATTTGGATGGAGAGGTCAGCGAAGAAATCCGGACAGAGCCGTTCATTTCTATTGGGGATATACTTGAACGTTATAAAAACTGGAAATTAGTAGAAATGGATGATACAGAAGCTGTGTTTCAAAAAAAAATAAACGATATATCTCCTTTATTAAAAGCTAACGGATATTTTGGCATTACGGACAAAGGGGTTTTATCCATTTTCAAGGGAAAACCGGAAGGAAAAAACGCCCAAATTATTCAATCTTTTTTTCAAATTGATGTCCATAAACTTGAAAGCGGCGTTCAAAAAGAATTACGACACGGAATTCCTATTAAGACAAAAGAAAAATATACGAAAGTGATTGAAACGTTTAAACCGTACTCTATCGAAAAATAA